One genomic segment of Erythrobacter sp. THAF29 includes these proteins:
- a CDS encoding mechanosensitive ion channel family protein, translated as MLNTLLDQLNSMGTEFVRALPDVAIALVIVLITAIVAKFAVRIADGLIGKTDLRASLRNLIETLVKLGVWILGLMIAAIVVFPGMTVGTLVAGLGIGAVAVGFAFQDIFENFLAGVLIMVREKMRIGDVIECEGIMGKVEHITLRETHVRKLSGEVTVVPNSILFKNPVEILTDKDQRRHEVVIGVSYDTDLDEAAEVIRKAVTAVEEIDTERGIDIFAQEFNSSSVDFLVRYWAGSTPRAGRESTDRVIRAIKRGLDDAGIEIPFPYITHTFKEKVPLGEKPGEPNTGD; from the coding sequence ATGCTCAACACATTGCTAGACCAGCTCAACAGCATGGGCACCGAATTCGTGCGCGCGTTGCCGGATGTCGCGATCGCGCTCGTGATCGTTTTGATCACGGCGATTGTCGCCAAGTTCGCAGTCAGGATTGCGGATGGCCTGATTGGGAAGACCGACCTTCGCGCTTCGCTCCGCAACCTGATTGAAACGCTGGTCAAGCTGGGCGTCTGGATACTCGGCCTGATGATCGCCGCGATCGTGGTTTTTCCGGGCATGACGGTTGGAACACTTGTCGCCGGCCTCGGCATCGGCGCCGTCGCAGTCGGTTTTGCGTTTCAGGATATCTTCGAGAATTTTCTCGCTGGCGTACTCATCATGGTGCGCGAAAAAATGCGCATTGGCGATGTGATCGAATGCGAAGGGATTATGGGCAAGGTCGAACACATCACACTTCGCGAAACACACGTCCGCAAGCTTTCCGGGGAGGTCACGGTCGTCCCGAACTCGATCCTGTTCAAAAACCCGGTCGAAATCCTCACCGACAAGGATCAGCGTCGGCACGAGGTCGTGATCGGCGTGTCCTACGACACTGATCTCGACGAGGCAGCCGAAGTCATCCGTAAAGCTGTGACCGCCGTTGAAGAGATAGATACCGAAAGAGGCATCGATATCTTCGCACAGGAGTTCAATTCCTCATCGGTCGACTTCCTTGTCCGATATTGGGCGGGCTCCACCCCGCGAGCCGGTCGCGAGTCGACCGACAGGGTTATTCGCGCCATCAAGCGCGGCCTCGACGATGCGGGTATCGAAATTCCGTTCCCGTACATTACCCACACCTTCAAGGAGAAGGTCCCGCTGGGCGAGAAGCCGGGCGAGCCGAACACCGGCGACTAG
- the grxC gene encoding glutaredoxin 3 — MSQPKIDVYSKFACPFCVRAKRLLKAKGVDFNEYDITLGGPKREEMMQRAPNAMTVPQIFIGDMHVGGSDDLAALEREGKLDALLAG, encoded by the coding sequence ATGAGCCAGCCGAAAATCGACGTTTACAGCAAGTTCGCTTGCCCGTTCTGCGTGCGCGCGAAACGGCTTCTGAAAGCCAAAGGCGTCGACTTCAACGAGTACGACATCACGCTTGGCGGACCGAAGCGCGAAGAGATGATGCAACGCGCTCCCAACGCGATGACTGTTCCGCAGATCTTTATCGGCGATATGCATGTCGGCGGATCGGATGACCTGGCCGCGCTCGAACGCGAAGGCAAGCTCGACGCGCTGCTGGCAGGGTAG
- a CDS encoding Hsp20 family protein: MSRFDFTPYRRSTVGFDRLFDLLESQARQNSGDNYPPFNIARRGEDNYRITLAVAGFRPQDIDITAQQNLLVVQGKKRDDLESEAEMLHVGIANRGFERRFELADFVRVERADLSDGLLIIDLVREVPEAMKPKKIAVNGAPTLTAVETNKSDENKASDAA, encoded by the coding sequence ATGTCACGTTTCGATTTTACCCCTTATCGCCGCAGCACCGTTGGCTTCGATCGCCTTTTCGACCTGCTCGAAAGTCAGGCACGGCAGAATTCGGGCGACAATTATCCACCCTTCAACATCGCGCGCAGGGGCGAAGACAACTACCGCATCACGCTGGCAGTCGCCGGCTTTCGTCCGCAGGACATCGACATCACCGCGCAGCAAAACCTGCTTGTTGTGCAGGGCAAGAAGCGTGACGATCTCGAATCCGAGGCGGAAATGCTTCACGTGGGCATCGCCAATCGCGGCTTTGAACGCCGCTTTGAGCTCGCGGATTTCGTTAGAGTCGAACGGGCCGATCTTTCCGATGGGCTCCTGATCATCGACCTCGTCCGCGAAGTGCCAGAGGCGATGAAGCCGAAGAAGATCGCGGTTAACGGCGCACCGACGCTCACCGCCGTTGAAACCAACAAGAGCGACGAAAACAAGGCCTCTGACGCAGCCTGA
- the tpiA gene encoding triose-phosphate isomerase: MPQRPYIVGNWKMHGTRAMLSEARAIDRAAQRHMKVEVAIAPPYTLIHPVHREAKQIAVGAQDCHHEDGGAHTGDISAAMIADAGGKFVILGHSERRQNHGESDELVRRKAEAALKAGLRVILCCGESEEIREAGKATEFVTGQLKASLPEFDEGDEAIFEKLTVAYEPIWAIGTGKTATTEDIAEMHGEIRKLLVSLYGEEQGREIRILYGGSVKPENAADILSTPEVGGALVGGASLTADSFMGIALAAAESEEA, translated from the coding sequence ATGCCTCAGCGGCCCTACATCGTTGGAAACTGGAAGATGCACGGCACCCGCGCAATGCTCTCCGAAGCGCGCGCGATCGACCGCGCCGCCCAGCGGCATATGAAGGTCGAGGTGGCGATTGCGCCTCCCTACACGCTGATTCACCCCGTCCACCGCGAAGCGAAGCAGATCGCCGTGGGGGCGCAGGACTGTCACCATGAGGATGGCGGCGCGCATACCGGAGACATCTCTGCGGCGATGATCGCGGATGCCGGGGGCAAGTTTGTGATCCTCGGTCATAGCGAACGGCGCCAAAACCACGGGGAAAGCGATGAACTGGTTCGTCGCAAGGCCGAAGCTGCTCTGAAGGCGGGGCTTCGCGTGATACTTTGCTGCGGCGAGAGCGAAGAAATCCGCGAAGCGGGCAAGGCGACCGAATTCGTGACGGGCCAGCTCAAGGCTTCGCTCCCCGAATTCGATGAAGGCGATGAAGCGATTTTCGAGAAGCTCACCGTCGCCTACGAACCGATCTGGGCGATCGGGACCGGCAAGACCGCGACGACAGAGGATATCGCCGAGATGCACGGCGAAATCCGGAAGTTGCTCGTGTCGCTCTATGGCGAGGAGCAGGGGCGCGAGATCCGGATACTTTATGGCGGTTCGGTGAAGCCCGAAAATGCCGCAGATATCCTATCGACCCCTGAAGTTGGCGGCGCGCTGGTTGGAGGCGCCAGCCTGACGGCCGACAGTTTTATGGGCATTGCGCTTGCTGCCGCTGAGTCGGAAGAGGCATAA
- a CDS encoding CTP synthase, whose translation MARYIFITGGVVSSLGKGLMAASLAALLQARGYKVRIRKFDPYLNVDPGTMSPYQHGEVYVTDDGAETDLDLGHYERFTGVSAHQNDNITSGRVYRDIIAKERRGDYLGATVQVIPHVTDAIKEFALADQGDHDFILCEIGGTVGDIESLPFMEAIRQLRNELEPMQTLSVHVTLVPYIAAAGELKTKPTQHSVRELASLGIKPDVLLCRAEHPIPDSERQKIANFCNVRKEAVIPALDAPSIYSVPQQYHKEGLDAEVLRGFGITDAPEPNLAAWEDVTDRYFNPEGEVTIGVVGKYVGLPDAYKSLNEALVHGGLANRVKVNIKWIDAEVFEGEDEAEIVSALEPMHGILVPGGFGERGSEGKIASVRFARERNVPFFGICLGMQMACIEGARAAGFEEASSTEFGETQEPVVGIITEWMSEEGLQEREEGGDLGGTMRLGAYEAKLSPNSHVSQIYDGAETISERHRHRYEVNAKYIEPLQKQGLVFSGMSPDGLLPEIVERPDHPWFVGVQFHPELKSRPFDPHPLFAGFIAAAVKQSRLV comes from the coding sequence ATGGCGCGGTACATTTTTATCACCGGCGGCGTGGTTTCCTCGCTCGGCAAAGGTCTCATGGCGGCATCGCTCGCGGCGCTCTTGCAGGCGCGCGGGTATAAGGTCCGCATCCGTAAGTTCGACCCATATTTGAACGTTGATCCGGGCACGATGAGCCCGTATCAGCACGGCGAGGTCTACGTCACCGACGACGGTGCGGAAACCGATCTCGATCTCGGACATTACGAGCGGTTCACCGGTGTCTCGGCCCACCAGAACGATAACATCACGTCGGGCCGCGTCTATCGGGACATCATCGCGAAAGAGCGCCGCGGCGACTATCTCGGCGCGACGGTCCAGGTGATCCCGCACGTTACTGACGCGATCAAGGAGTTCGCGCTAGCCGACCAGGGCGACCATGACTTCATCCTTTGCGAGATTGGCGGGACCGTGGGCGACATCGAATCGCTGCCCTTCATGGAAGCGATACGCCAACTGCGTAACGAGCTTGAACCAATGCAGACGCTGAGCGTCCACGTGACGCTGGTGCCCTATATCGCTGCGGCAGGCGAGCTAAAGACCAAGCCGACCCAGCACTCGGTACGCGAACTGGCAAGTCTCGGCATCAAGCCCGACGTGCTTCTTTGCCGCGCCGAACACCCGATCCCCGACAGCGAGCGCCAGAAGATCGCGAACTTCTGTAACGTGCGCAAAGAGGCGGTGATCCCCGCGCTCGATGCGCCTTCGATTTACTCGGTGCCGCAGCAATACCACAAGGAAGGCCTGGACGCGGAAGTTCTGCGCGGATTCGGAATAACCGACGCGCCCGAACCCAACCTAGCTGCATGGGAGGACGTAACCGATCGCTACTTCAACCCCGAAGGCGAAGTGACGATTGGCGTGGTCGGAAAGTATGTCGGCCTGCCCGATGCCTACAAGAGCCTCAACGAGGCGCTCGTTCACGGTGGCCTCGCCAACCGGGTGAAGGTCAATATCAAGTGGATCGATGCCGAGGTATTCGAAGGAGAGGACGAAGCCGAGATCGTCTCTGCGCTCGAGCCGATGCACGGGATTCTCGTTCCGGGCGGCTTCGGCGAACGCGGTAGCGAGGGCAAGATTGCAAGTGTCCGCTTCGCCCGTGAGCGCAACGTGCCATTTTTCGGCATTTGCCTTGGCATGCAAATGGCCTGCATCGAAGGTGCTCGCGCAGCCGGTTTCGAGGAAGCCTCATCGACGGAATTCGGCGAAACGCAGGAGCCGGTCGTCGGTATCATCACCGAATGGATGAGCGAAGAGGGCTTGCAGGAGCGCGAAGAGGGCGGAGATCTGGGCGGTACGATGCGGCTTGGCGCTTACGAAGCGAAACTCAGCCCTAACAGCCACGTCTCACAGATTTATGACGGCGCCGAAACGATTTCCGAACGCCACCGCCATCGTTACGAGGTGAACGCCAAATACATCGAGCCGCTTCAAAAGCAGGGTCTGGTGTTTTCAGGCATGTCGCCCGATGGGCTGCTGCCGGAGATCGTAGAGCGACCGGACCATCCATGGTTCGTTGGCGTGCAGTTCCACCCGGAGCTCAAATCGCGACCGTTCGATCCGCATCCGTTGTTTGCGGGTTTCATTGCAGCGGCCGTCAAGCAATCTCGCTTGGTCTGA
- a CDS encoding haloalkane dehalogenase, with protein sequence MQILSYDPARFADLPDYRFAEYWLEIDLGDGHSGRMHYLDEGPKDAPPVFLFHGEPSWSFLYRKMIPVLLDAGFRCLAPDLIGFGKSDKPDDIGFYTYDRHISWLKQWRDAVVPQEAALFCQDWGGLLGLRLVGEEPDRFSCVVASNTFLPTGGTPSPAFLAWREFAKTSPDFKIGELLQRATATERTDAEIAAYDAPFPDEPSKAGARAFPALVPVEDGMAGIEQNNAAWQGLAAFDKPFLTLFGEDDPVTGGLGETLASRIKGAEGMPHAMLSQCGHFCQEDRPQELAQGVIDTARKAGFIG encoded by the coding sequence ATGCAAATCCTGTCCTACGACCCAGCCCGCTTCGCAGACCTGCCGGACTATCGGTTCGCTGAATACTGGCTCGAGATCGATCTCGGGGACGGGCACTCGGGACGGATGCATTATCTCGACGAGGGGCCGAAGGACGCCCCGCCGGTCTTCCTGTTCCACGGAGAGCCGAGCTGGAGCTTTCTTTATCGCAAGATGATCCCGGTGCTGCTCGATGCAGGCTTCCGCTGTCTTGCGCCCGACCTCATCGGGTTCGGCAAGAGCGACAAGCCCGACGATATCGGCTTCTACACCTATGACCGCCATATCAGCTGGCTCAAGCAATGGCGCGACGCCGTTGTGCCACAAGAGGCAGCGCTGTTCTGCCAGGATTGGGGAGGACTGCTCGGGCTGCGCCTGGTTGGAGAGGAGCCTGACAGGTTCTCCTGCGTCGTCGCCAGCAACACCTTTCTTCCGACAGGAGGTACGCCTTCACCAGCGTTTCTCGCGTGGCGCGAATTCGCCAAGACCTCACCAGACTTCAAGATCGGCGAACTGCTCCAGCGCGCTACCGCGACCGAGCGCACCGATGCTGAAATCGCTGCCTATGACGCACCTTTCCCGGACGAACCGAGCAAGGCAGGAGCGCGCGCATTCCCCGCGCTGGTTCCGGTCGAAGACGGCATGGCCGGGATCGAGCAGAACAATGCAGCGTGGCAGGGTCTCGCAGCATTCGACAAGCCATTCCTGACCCTGTTCGGAGAGGATGATCCTGTGACAGGCGGCCTTGGAGAGACGCTCGCCAGCAGGATCAAAGGCGCTGAAGGCATGCCGCACGCCATGCTCTCCCAGTGTGGGCACTTTTGTCAGGAGGACCGTCCGCAAGAACTTGCTCAAGGCGTGATCGATACAGCGAGGAAAGCGGGTTTTATCGGTTGA
- a CDS encoding acyl-CoA dehydrogenase family protein encodes MHKETEELTEIRRAVRALCDDFPGKYWRRKDAAREYPGEFVDALTKAGFLAALIPTEYGGSGLSLDEAAVIMEEIQASGCNGGAAHAQMYIMNTLLRYGSDDQKQHFLPKIANGELRLQAFGVSEPTSGTDTLSLKTRAVRDGDEYVINGQKIWTSRAEHSDLMLLLARTTPKDQVEKKTEGLSMFLVDMQKAVGNGMTIKPIRTMMNHSSCEVFFDDLRIPANALVGEEGKGFRYILSGMNAERILIAAECIGDAKWFIEQAKTYASDRNVFSRPIGQNQGVQFPIARCYAQMRAAELMVHHAARVYDEGGNPGEEANMAKLLASEASWAAADMCVQTFGGFGFAEEYDVERKFREARLYTVAPISTNLILSYLAEHVLGLPRSY; translated from the coding sequence ATGCACAAAGAGACCGAAGAACTGACCGAAATCCGACGCGCCGTCCGTGCGCTCTGCGACGACTTCCCCGGGAAATACTGGCGCAGGAAGGATGCGGCCCGCGAATACCCGGGCGAATTTGTCGACGCGCTGACGAAAGCGGGGTTCCTCGCCGCGCTTATTCCGACCGAATATGGCGGCAGTGGCCTCAGCCTCGATGAGGCGGCGGTGATCATGGAGGAAATTCAGGCGTCGGGCTGCAATGGTGGCGCCGCGCATGCCCAGATGTATATCATGAATACGCTGTTACGTTACGGCAGCGACGATCAGAAGCAGCACTTCCTTCCTAAGATCGCGAACGGTGAGCTGCGCCTGCAGGCATTTGGCGTTTCCGAGCCAACAAGCGGCACCGACACTTTGAGCCTGAAAACACGCGCGGTTCGCGATGGCGATGAATACGTCATCAACGGTCAGAAGATCTGGACCAGCCGGGCTGAACATTCCGACCTTATGCTCCTGCTTGCGCGGACGACTCCCAAAGACCAGGTCGAGAAGAAGACCGAGGGGCTGTCGATGTTCCTCGTCGACATGCAGAAGGCTGTCGGAAACGGGATGACGATCAAGCCGATCCGCACAATGATGAATCATTCTTCGTGCGAGGTATTCTTCGATGACCTGCGGATTCCGGCGAACGCGCTGGTCGGCGAAGAAGGGAAGGGTTTCCGCTACATCCTTTCGGGCATGAATGCAGAGCGGATCCTGATAGCAGCGGAGTGCATAGGTGACGCCAAGTGGTTCATCGAGCAGGCAAAGACCTATGCGAGCGACCGCAACGTATTCTCGCGCCCCATCGGACAGAACCAAGGCGTGCAGTTTCCGATCGCGCGCTGTTATGCCCAGATGCGCGCGGCCGAGCTTATGGTGCACCACGCAGCCCGCGTTTACGATGAAGGCGGCAATCCGGGTGAAGAGGCGAATATGGCAAAGCTCCTCGCTTCCGAGGCGAGCTGGGCGGCGGCTGATATGTGCGTGCAGACCTTCGGCGGATTCGGGTTCGCGGAAGAATACGATGTAGAGCGCAAGTTCCGCGAAGCGCGCCTTTACACGGTGGCGCCGATCTCGACGAACCTCATTCTGTCATACCTTGCCGAGCACGTGCTTGGCCTTCCGCGATCATACTGA
- a CDS encoding carbon-nitrogen hydrolase family protein: protein MPKIAVLQMNSGLSPEANFGAIEEAVQEAKAGGAEMIFTPEMALLLDRDRKRAANSIDSSSYRKYTDRFRSLAANTRIDIALGSMPVRLESGMLANRSFYFRAHGGRVERYDKIHMFDVDLSSGESWRESNAYEPGAQVVTVDDSPLGRLGLTVCYDLRFPALFDELGRRRCDAIAVPAAFTRPTGEAHWHVLLRSRAIEASAFVIAAAQVGRHEDGRETFGHSLVVDPWGDVLLDMGGDKPGLAFCDIDLGRIAEVREQVPSLANKREIPK from the coding sequence GTGCCCAAGATCGCCGTTCTCCAGATGAATTCGGGTTTGAGCCCGGAAGCAAACTTCGGCGCGATTGAAGAAGCCGTGCAAGAGGCCAAAGCGGGCGGGGCGGAAATGATTTTCACGCCAGAAATGGCCTTGCTGCTCGATCGGGATCGAAAGCGTGCAGCTAACAGCATCGATAGTTCTTCTTACCGTAAATACACCGATCGATTTCGCAGTCTTGCAGCGAATACGAGAATCGACATCGCGCTCGGTTCGATGCCGGTGCGGCTCGAGAGTGGGATGTTAGCCAACCGTTCATTCTACTTCAGGGCCCATGGAGGCAGAGTCGAGCGGTACGACAAAATCCACATGTTCGACGTCGATCTTTCATCCGGCGAGAGCTGGCGTGAAAGCAATGCCTACGAACCGGGTGCGCAAGTCGTCACCGTGGACGATTCTCCGCTGGGGCGACTTGGCCTGACGGTCTGTTATGATTTGCGCTTTCCTGCGCTGTTCGACGAACTCGGCAGGCGCCGGTGCGATGCCATCGCCGTCCCCGCAGCCTTCACCAGGCCGACCGGCGAGGCGCACTGGCACGTCCTTCTACGCTCCCGCGCGATCGAAGCGAGTGCGTTCGTCATCGCGGCGGCCCAGGTCGGCAGGCATGAGGACGGGCGCGAAACCTTCGGTCACAGTCTGGTGGTTGACCCATGGGGGGACGTGCTGCTCGACATGGGGGGTGATAAGCCCGGATTAGCCTTTTGCGATATCGATCTTGGCCGGATTGCCGAGGTGCGTGAACAGGTTCCCAGTCTTGCCAACAAGCGTGAAATCCCCAAATAG
- a CDS encoding MFS transporter — translation MINSAADTAPTYLSKAQEYALAITVAVVTANAYYIHPIIGEMASDFGVSDARIGMVPALNQLALALGILLLLPLGDRYSNKRLCIAFVSAQCLFMLGLAVAPGFASFTLASTLLGFVTIAPYLIPAFASKRVAPERLGQVTALLTAGVIFGILVARVGAGLVAAQFGWRAVYWCAFALMAAVMVFLPITMRTEGVSTKVPQEAYGQLLASVFELALNNRDMMISALIQSLNFAAFTATWLALALHLTSDKLGYGVDTVGYLAGIAAISIVSTPRLGRWADQIGPRRARLFSAMVQLGGVALFYPLGWNVWTLIVPLVIVNLVGPTIDVTGRMTFLSLEPAIRTRLTTSYIVLMFIGGAIGSIAGTSVYDWAGWPGTCILLFVISSSIVGLSLAAVRLSSSR, via the coding sequence TTGATCAATTCCGCTGCCGACACGGCGCCCACTTATCTGAGCAAGGCGCAGGAATATGCGCTCGCCATTACCGTCGCGGTGGTTACGGCGAACGCCTACTATATCCATCCGATCATCGGTGAAATGGCCTCCGATTTCGGCGTCAGCGACGCGCGGATCGGCATGGTGCCTGCACTGAACCAGCTGGCGCTTGCGCTGGGAATACTCTTACTGCTGCCGCTCGGAGACAGGTATTCGAATAAGCGCCTTTGCATCGCATTTGTAAGCGCGCAATGCCTGTTCATGTTGGGGTTGGCGGTAGCGCCGGGGTTTGCGAGCTTTACCCTCGCCTCGACGCTTCTCGGGTTCGTCACGATTGCGCCCTATCTCATTCCTGCATTCGCATCGAAACGCGTCGCTCCAGAGCGGTTGGGACAGGTGACGGCGCTGCTCACAGCGGGAGTCATCTTCGGAATTCTAGTCGCGAGGGTCGGTGCCGGGTTGGTGGCCGCACAGTTTGGCTGGCGAGCCGTTTACTGGTGCGCTTTCGCGCTCATGGCCGCCGTTATGGTATTTCTCCCGATCACTATGCGGACCGAAGGAGTCTCCACCAAGGTCCCGCAAGAAGCGTACGGGCAACTGCTCGCGTCGGTTTTCGAACTCGCGCTGAATAACCGGGACATGATGATTTCGGCACTTATTCAAAGCCTCAACTTTGCAGCCTTCACCGCGACCTGGCTCGCACTCGCCCTGCACCTCACGAGCGACAAGCTCGGATATGGCGTCGATACCGTCGGTTATCTTGCAGGGATCGCTGCGATCAGCATCGTTTCGACGCCCAGGCTGGGACGCTGGGCGGACCAGATCGGTCCACGGCGCGCACGGCTGTTTTCGGCGATGGTTCAGCTTGGCGGTGTAGCATTGTTCTACCCGCTGGGATGGAATGTGTGGACGCTGATCGTTCCGCTGGTGATCGTAAACCTCGTCGGCCCGACGATCGATGTGACGGGGCGCATGACCTTTCTCTCGCTGGAACCGGCGATCCGCACCCGGCTCACGACAAGCTACATCGTCCTGATGTTCATCGGCGGGGCCATCGGGAGCATTGCGGGCACGAGCGTCTACGATTGGGCCGGTTGGCCTGGCACCTGCATCTTGCTGTTCGTGATATCGTCAAGCATTGTCGGCTTGTCTCTCGCAGCAGTCCGCCTGTCATCGTCCCGCTAG
- a CDS encoding DUF1178 family protein: protein MIVFDLHCEQGHRFEGWFGSSSDYEDQKARGLISCPECGTAAVDKAPMAPAVPAKGNTLSERPAIKDDARPVSNTPMPAEVQQAMQALAKAQKKALKDSTWVGDKFAEQSREMHYGERDEAPIHGQATLEEAKSLVDEGVPVAPLPFPVAPPEELN, encoded by the coding sequence ATGATCGTTTTTGACCTCCACTGCGAACAGGGCCATCGTTTCGAAGGCTGGTTCGGCTCTTCCTCGGATTACGAAGACCAGAAGGCGCGCGGCCTCATCAGCTGTCCTGAATGTGGTACGGCGGCTGTCGATAAGGCACCGATGGCGCCCGCCGTTCCCGCGAAAGGCAACACTCTGAGCGAAAGGCCGGCGATTAAGGACGATGCGCGCCCTGTCTCGAACACTCCGATGCCCGCAGAGGTCCAGCAAGCAATGCAGGCCCTCGCGAAGGCGCAGAAAAAAGCGCTGAAGGATAGCACATGGGTCGGAGACAAGTTTGCCGAGCAATCGCGCGAAATGCACTATGGCGAGCGCGATGAAGCGCCGATTCACGGGCAGGCTACTCTTGAAGAAGCAAAGTCGCTAGTGGACGAGGGTGTGCCGGTAGCCCCGCTACCGTTTCCGGTCGCTCCCCCCGAAGAACTGAATTGA
- the secG gene encoding preprotein translocase subunit SecG, translating into MFLFLTVLQAIVAAALVGVVLMQRSEGGGLGIGGNPNGALGARGAADFLTRATKWLAITFVALSIALAAVAVEQTNSGGVTTTLDRSVPAQSTDDLLGGAPPADPLADPASGDTPASAETPANDDPLAE; encoded by the coding sequence ATGTTTCTTTTCCTAACCGTACTCCAAGCCATCGTCGCAGCCGCATTGGTCGGCGTGGTTCTCATGCAGCGCAGCGAAGGCGGCGGCCTTGGCATCGGCGGCAATCCGAATGGCGCTTTGGGTGCACGCGGTGCAGCGGACTTCCTGACCCGCGCGACCAAATGGCTCGCGATTACGTTCGTCGCGCTTTCGATTGCACTTGCAGCAGTTGCCGTGGAGCAAACCAACAGTGGCGGCGTCACCACAACGCTCGATCGCAGCGTTCCTGCGCAGTCTACTGACGATCTGCTTGGCGGGGCTCCTCCGGCCGATCCGCTTGCCGATCCGGCCTCTGGTGATACACCGGCATCGGCGGAAACGCCCGCCAACGACGATCCGCTCGCCGAGTAA